The Collimonas fungivorans Ter331 genome has a segment encoding these proteins:
- a CDS encoding helix-turn-helix domain-containing protein encodes MEMPQLGSSIRARRHAVKKTLVQVAAETGLTAGFISQLERSQTSPSITSLVVIAKALGVTIGDLIKQPAQLRPDTYRSQRQPYSVASGRVKYERLSTVFPGSQVHSVKFTMPAGYKSELVSHEGDEMIFVLSGQVGYTVGKDSYVLSVGDSLHFDANIPHSIESLPHENQVAEVIWVGTVALFDGPQSTACREQEQLLRGTEFF; translated from the coding sequence ATGGAAATGCCACAGCTGGGGAGCTCGATCCGTGCGCGGCGTCATGCTGTCAAGAAGACACTGGTGCAAGTCGCGGCCGAAACCGGCTTGACCGCGGGCTTCATTTCGCAGCTTGAGCGCAGCCAGACCAGTCCTTCGATCACTTCGCTGGTGGTGATCGCCAAGGCGCTCGGCGTGACGATTGGCGACCTGATCAAACAACCGGCGCAATTGCGGCCGGATACCTACCGCAGCCAGCGGCAACCCTACTCGGTGGCCAGCGGCCGCGTCAAATACGAACGACTCTCGACGGTATTCCCCGGCAGCCAGGTGCATTCGGTGAAGTTCACCATGCCGGCCGGCTACAAATCGGAATTGGTGTCGCACGAAGGCGATGAAATGATCTTCGTGCTGAGCGGACAGGTCGGCTACACGGTAGGTAAAGACAGCTATGTGCTGAGTGTCGGCGACAGCCTGCATTTCGACGCCAATATCCCGCACAGCATCGAATCGCTGCCGCACGAAAACCAGGTGGCTGAAGTGATCTGGGTCGGCACCGTGGCGCTGTTCGACGGCCCGCAATCGACTGCGTGCCGGGAGCAGGAACAGTTATTACGCGGCACTGAATTTTTTTGA
- a CDS encoding aminopeptidase P family protein: protein MFKPAVYSQRRQQLKQRFSSGLLLFPGNTDVSMNYLHNHYWFRQDSSFSYFFGLNQPDLAALIDIEAGSETLFGDDPSLDDVIWVGPQSSFAQRAETVGISAVQPHKQLVEVLAEARRQGRTIHYLPPYRGETILELASLLDCTPEQCKSGASESLMAAVIALREIKGDEEIAEIENALSVTRDMHVAAMRQAKADTYEYQVVAAMEGIMRSHDLQNAYPMIFSRSGEILHNRDHKNRLQAGDLVVNDSGASSVLGYASDITRTFPVGGRFSERQRGLYEIVLAAQQLAIGAMRPGVSYLEVHKRAAAHMVAAMSGLGFFNGTPEQVVESGAYAICFPHGLGHQMGLDVHDMEGLGETRVGYDASVSRSELFGLRNLRLAKPLQAGMVVTVEPGIYFIPALIQRWQAEARHSALINYDKFVEHMDFGGIRIEDDVLVTEAGARVLGPAIPKTCAEIEALMAA, encoded by the coding sequence ATGTTTAAGCCGGCCGTCTACAGCCAGCGCCGGCAGCAGCTGAAACAGCGCTTTTCTTCCGGCCTGCTGCTGTTTCCGGGCAATACCGATGTTTCCATGAACTACCTGCACAACCATTACTGGTTTCGCCAGGATTCATCGTTTTCCTATTTCTTCGGCTTGAACCAGCCTGACCTGGCGGCGCTGATCGATATCGAGGCTGGCAGCGAGACCCTGTTCGGCGATGATCCAAGCCTGGACGACGTGATCTGGGTCGGACCGCAAAGCTCTTTTGCGCAGCGCGCCGAGACGGTGGGCATCAGCGCGGTGCAGCCGCACAAACAGCTGGTCGAGGTGCTGGCAGAGGCGCGCCGCCAAGGCCGCACTATCCACTACTTGCCGCCTTACCGCGGCGAAACCATACTCGAACTGGCCAGCCTGCTCGATTGCACGCCGGAACAATGCAAGTCCGGCGCTTCCGAAAGCCTGATGGCCGCCGTGATCGCCTTGCGCGAAATCAAGGGCGACGAGGAAATCGCGGAAATAGAAAACGCCCTGAGCGTGACGCGCGACATGCACGTCGCCGCCATGCGGCAAGCCAAGGCGGATACCTATGAATACCAGGTGGTGGCGGCGATGGAAGGCATCATGCGCAGCCATGACCTGCAAAACGCTTATCCGATGATTTTTTCCCGCAGCGGCGAGATCCTGCACAACCGCGACCACAAGAACCGCTTGCAGGCAGGCGACCTGGTGGTGAACGATTCCGGCGCGTCCAGCGTCCTCGGCTACGCCAGCGACATCACGCGCACCTTTCCGGTCGGCGGCCGTTTCAGCGAACGCCAGCGCGGCTTGTACGAAATCGTGCTGGCCGCGCAGCAGCTTGCCATCGGCGCCATGCGGCCGGGCGTCTCTTATCTGGAAGTCCACAAGCGGGCTGCCGCCCACATGGTTGCCGCCATGTCCGGGCTCGGATTTTTTAACGGTACGCCGGAGCAGGTGGTGGAGTCCGGCGCCTACGCCATTTGTTTCCCGCATGGCCTGGGGCACCAGATGGGCCTGGACGTGCACGATATGGAAGGCCTGGGCGAAACCCGGGTCGGCTACGATGCCAGCGTCAGCCGCAGCGAACTGTTCGGCCTGCGCAACCTGCGCCTGGCCAAGCCGCTGCAAGCCGGCATGGTGGTGACGGTGGAGCCGGGCATCTATTTCATCCCGGCCCTGATCCAGCGCTGGCAGGCGGAAGCGCGCCACAGTGCGCTGATCAACTACGACAAATTTGTAGAACACATGGATTTCGGCGGCATCCGGATTGAAGACGACGTGCTGGTGACCGAAGCGGGCGCAAGAGTGCTGGGCCCGGCCATTCCCAAAACCTGCGCCGAGATCGAAG
- a CDS encoding amino acid ABC transporter permease has product MYQWDFHTLWQYRNIILTGFGYTVGYTVIVVILGLLVGLIAGLCRLSPKVYISGPFRAYVELFRCTPVLVQLIWFYYALPILTGIELTPGMAAVLSLTLYGGAFYSEIIRGGVISIDPGQSEAGMALGMTQFQLMRRVVLPQAFKRMTPPLVSQSIMQLKNTSLLSVLAVPDLLYQGQIIAHDTYRPLEIYSLIAILYFAILLPATILAKRLEVKVSDGRGA; this is encoded by the coding sequence ATGTATCAGTGGGATTTTCATACGCTTTGGCAGTACAGGAACATCATTCTCACAGGTTTTGGCTACACGGTAGGCTACACCGTCATCGTCGTCATACTGGGACTGCTGGTTGGATTGATCGCCGGGCTGTGCCGGCTGTCGCCTAAGGTTTATATATCCGGACCATTCCGCGCTTATGTCGAATTGTTCAGGTGCACGCCGGTGCTGGTGCAGCTGATCTGGTTTTATTATGCGCTGCCGATCCTGACGGGCATCGAACTGACGCCGGGCATGGCGGCAGTGCTGTCGCTGACCCTGTACGGCGGCGCCTTCTATTCTGAAATCATCCGCGGCGGCGTGATTTCCATCGATCCCGGGCAGTCGGAAGCTGGCATGGCGCTGGGCATGACCCAGTTCCAGCTGATGCGGCGCGTGGTGTTGCCGCAAGCGTTCAAACGCATGACGCCGCCGCTGGTCAGCCAATCCATCATGCAGCTGAAGAACACGTCGCTGCTGTCGGTGCTGGCGGTGCCGGACCTGCTCTACCAGGGGCAGATCATTGCCCACGACACCTATCGTCCGCTGGAGATCTATTCGCTGATCGCCATCCTGTATTTCGCGATCTTGCTGCCGGCGACAATCCTGGCCAAGCGGCTCGAAGTCAAGGTGTCCGACGGACGGGGAGCCTGA
- a CDS encoding transporter substrate-binding domain-containing protein, which yields MHINRRNFIAQAIAVGSLAAAGPVFSQEPESTAARIKRTGKLRMGAINGASPYFTKDLASGEWKGFMVDLGRDLAKYLKVDVEWVETTWGNAVLDVQTNKIDCQLGMAPSPARREVVDFSAPIFQNYNTVVAKKGFNFERWEQLNSPSVKVAVDVGSSHDQLVTRILPKATVLRFETSAAATMALQSGRVDCQVLVILLSTALLTKLPNVGHIVFPSPDETNPTNVGIRKQSDQTFTKSVNAWLEEARASGKVKSTIISNMQTLVGVPPTAFPSQVHF from the coding sequence ATGCATATCAATCGACGCAACTTCATCGCCCAAGCCATTGCTGTCGGCTCGCTGGCCGCCGCCGGCCCGGTATTTTCCCAGGAACCGGAATCGACCGCCGCCAGGATCAAACGCACCGGCAAGCTGCGCATGGGGGCCATCAACGGCGCCTCGCCGTATTTCACCAAGGACCTGGCAAGCGGCGAATGGAAGGGTTTCATGGTGGACCTGGGGCGCGACCTGGCGAAATACCTGAAAGTCGACGTCGAATGGGTGGAAACCACCTGGGGCAATGCCGTGCTCGACGTGCAAACCAACAAGATCGATTGCCAGCTCGGCATGGCGCCCTCGCCGGCGCGGCGCGAAGTGGTCGATTTTTCCGCGCCGATTTTCCAGAACTACAACACGGTGGTCGCCAAGAAGGGCTTCAATTTCGAACGCTGGGAACAGCTCAACTCGCCCAGCGTCAAGGTCGCGGTGGACGTCGGCTCGAGCCACGACCAGCTGGTCACCAGGATATTGCCGAAGGCGACAGTATTACGATTTGAAACTTCCGCGGCCGCCACCATGGCGCTGCAATCCGGCCGCGTCGACTGCCAGGTGCTGGTGATCCTCCTGTCAACCGCCCTGCTGACCAAGCTGCCGAACGTCGGCCATATCGTGTTCCCGTCCCCCGATGAAACCAACCCCACCAATGTCGGCATCCGCAAGCAGTCCGACCAGACTTTCACCAAGTCGGTGAATGCCTGGCTGGAAGAAGCCAGGGCCTCAGGCAAAGTGAAAAGCACCATCATTTCCAATATGCAAACGCTGGTCGGCGTGCCGCCGACAGCATTTCCATCCCAGGTTCACTTTTAA
- a CDS encoding amino acid ABC transporter ATP-binding protein produces MDNPMIAISNLKKCFGDNTVLKDISLQIGKGSVVAMIGPSGSGKSTLLRCINLLTIPDAGVVNVGGQSIIFDGKQTALPKARNLAKFRSKTGMVFQHFNLFPHMTVRQNVMEGMVTVLKIPKQEARAAADALLQRVGLSERADAYPSMLSGGQKQRVAIARALAMKPDVMLFDEATSALDPELVGEVLNVIRSLAAEGMTMILVTHEIAFAKEVADQVIFMRDGVVVESGPPAIVIDNPVQEATRSFLSRFKNSGH; encoded by the coding sequence ATGGACAACCCAATGATTGCCATCAGCAACCTTAAAAAATGTTTTGGCGATAACACCGTCCTGAAAGATATTTCCCTGCAGATCGGAAAAGGCTCGGTAGTGGCGATGATCGGACCTTCCGGTTCCGGCAAGTCGACCCTGCTACGCTGCATCAACCTGCTGACGATCCCGGACGCCGGCGTGGTCAATGTCGGCGGCCAGTCGATCATATTCGACGGCAAGCAGACCGCGCTGCCGAAAGCGCGCAACCTGGCGAAATTCCGTTCCAAGACCGGCATGGTGTTCCAGCACTTCAACCTGTTTCCGCACATGACGGTGCGGCAGAACGTCATGGAAGGCATGGTCACGGTGCTGAAGATACCGAAACAGGAAGCGCGCGCCGCAGCCGACGCCTTGCTGCAGCGGGTTGGACTGAGCGAGCGCGCGGACGCTTATCCAAGCATGCTGTCGGGAGGACAAAAGCAGCGGGTCGCGATTGCGAGAGCACTGGCCATGAAACCCGATGTCATGCTGTTCGACGAAGCCACTTCCGCGCTGGATCCGGAACTGGTGGGCGAAGTGCTGAACGTCATCCGCTCGCTGGCGGCGGAAGGCATGACCATGATCCTGGTGACGCATGAAATCGCGTTTGCCAAAGAGGTAGCCGACCAGGTCATTTTCATGCGCGACGGCGTTGTGGTCGAATCCGGGCCGCCGGCCATCGTCATCGACAATCCTGTGCAGGAAGCCACGCGCAGTTTCCTATCGCGCTTCAAGAACAGCGGCCACTGA